One genomic window of Candidatus Kuenenia stuttgartiensis includes the following:
- a CDS encoding RNA-directed DNA polymerase: MDKNEHEFISLVDLGMAYRKAKADLFYSPRACRKALSALELRLSKKLVALQNKLTKGEAPSVSSQKWTLVPKEIKYEEFKTEQISSDPQHLWDSICKHENVNSRKVQAEFRLMEKLSIEFHVFAALWINKIGHKFEAKLTTSARGNRLRRNKNGKINTLSLGSTVPYLYAYCKWRDDAFVAMENALEHEKSVVAITADVTSFYHKLDVRFMLNDHFIKRIGVELDNDEKKLHSLFITALYQWAKKTPLKRGLPVGLTASSVIANVALFELDGLFEREIVPLYYGRYVDDIILVMENGANFKRSVEIWDWLVARMDKALRWKDEKDKKELQYTQPYLDGSEIIFANKKNKTFLLSGASGLSVLKSIQHEVQIRTSEWRALPALPGNSTQLESMLLTAIQRDGISADSLRKADKVSVRRAGFALKLRDIEAYARALSPDKWQKQRHSFLTAFIRHVLVLPTFFDFYNYLSRILMLAVSCGDFAHLRKMLDALEKILMQLEDCDISIKAQPKSRSRIEKPISLVSEHFQKKLKTIFCKNLKTIICESIECAYPLRLTRESKTLWSTHFDENHDLYIPQPFRKIQARHQRYLKQDLAHSPLKTCLLQPAAKPHNK; encoded by the coding sequence ATGGACAAGAATGAACACGAATTCATTTCGCTGGTTGATCTTGGCATGGCCTATCGCAAAGCAAAGGCTGACCTTTTTTATTCTCCTAGGGCATGCAGGAAAGCTTTGTCTGCTTTAGAGTTAAGACTATCGAAGAAGCTCGTGGCACTTCAAAATAAGCTTACTAAAGGAGAAGCACCGTCTGTTTCAAGCCAAAAGTGGACACTGGTTCCTAAAGAGATTAAATACGAAGAATTTAAAACAGAACAGATCAGTTCTGATCCACAACACCTTTGGGACTCAATCTGCAAACATGAGAACGTTAATTCGAGGAAAGTACAGGCGGAATTCCGGCTGATGGAGAAGCTGTCTATCGAATTTCATGTTTTTGCAGCACTCTGGATTAACAAAATCGGTCATAAGTTTGAAGCTAAACTAACGACCTCCGCTCGAGGAAATCGTCTCCGGCGGAACAAAAACGGCAAAATCAACACCCTTTCGCTTGGTTCAACCGTTCCTTACTTGTATGCTTACTGCAAATGGCGCGACGATGCCTTCGTTGCCATGGAGAATGCCTTGGAGCATGAAAAGTCGGTAGTCGCTATTACCGCCGATGTCACCTCTTTTTACCATAAACTCGATGTCCGCTTCATGCTCAATGATCACTTTATTAAGCGGATCGGTGTTGAGCTGGATAATGATGAAAAGAAGCTCCATTCCCTGTTCATCACTGCGCTTTATCAATGGGCAAAAAAAACTCCTCTCAAACGAGGGCTGCCCGTTGGTCTTACAGCATCTTCGGTCATTGCCAATGTGGCGTTGTTTGAACTGGACGGGCTTTTCGAGCGTGAAATTGTGCCGCTGTATTACGGACGTTATGTAGATGACATCATTCTTGTCATGGAAAACGGGGCGAATTTCAAGAGATCCGTCGAGATATGGGATTGGCTAGTTGCGCGTATGGATAAAGCGTTGAGATGGAAAGATGAAAAAGACAAAAAGGAGTTGCAATACACTCAGCCATATCTTGATGGCAGCGAAATCATCTTTGCCAACAAAAAGAATAAAACATTCCTGCTTTCAGGTGCGAGTGGTCTTTCCGTGCTGAAATCCATTCAGCATGAGGTTCAGATTCGTACCAGTGAGTGGCGCGCATTGCCCGCTCTACCTGGCAACAGCACCCAATTGGAATCCATGCTACTGACCGCGATTCAAAGAGATGGCATCTCGGCCGATAGTCTGCGTAAAGCTGATAAAGTTTCGGTGCGGCGCGCCGGTTTTGCGCTCAAGCTGCGAGATATCGAGGCCTATGCACGAGCACTGTCCCCTGATAAATGGCAAAAACAACGTCACTCGTTTCTAACCGCCTTTATCCGCCATGTTCTGGTGCTGCCGACCTTCTTTGATTTCTACAACTACCTGTCACGCATACTGATGCTTGCGGTTAGCTGTGGCGATTTCGCCCATCTGCGCAAGATGCTGGATGCCTTGGAAAAGATATTGATGCAACTGGAAGACTGCGATATAAGTATCAAGGCGCAACCGAAGAGCAGGTCACGAATAGAGAAACCCATATCTCTAGTATCGGAACACTTCCAAAAAAAGCTGAAGACAATCTTCTGTAAAAATCTGAAGACAATCATCTGTGAGTCCATCGAATGCGCTTATCCGTTGCGGCTGACCCGGGAATCGAAGACACTTTGGAGTACACATTTTGATGAGAATCATGATCTCTATATACCTCAGCCATTTCGAAAGATTCAGGCACGGCACCAGCGATACCTGAAGCAGGACCTGGCGCACAGTCCACTGAAAACATGTTTGTTGCAACCCGCTGCTAAGCCCCACAATAAATGA
- a CDS encoding CHC2 zinc finger domain-containing protein: MARLFSPQLLRSLRNDIPIDRLIADVLSIPHKYSEGYFRFLCPLCSEFNSATNPNTNLARCFRCKKNFNTIDIVMVDSNSSFPDAVYLLKSVLPQYINST, encoded by the coding sequence ATGGCCCGTCTCTTTTCCCCTCAACTCTTGCGCTCATTACGAAACGATATCCCCATCGATCGACTCATCGCTGATGTCCTCTCCATACCTCATAAATACTCCGAAGGCTATTTCCGCTTCCTCTGCCCTCTCTGTTCTGAATTTAATTCCGCCACCAACCCAAATACGAACCTCGCCAGGTGTTTCCGTTGTAAAAAAAACTTTAATACCATCGACATCGTCATGGTAGATTCCAACTCCTCTTTCCCAGATGCTGTCTATCTGCTAAAATCCGTTTTACCTCAATATATTAATTCCACTTAA
- a CDS encoding ExeA family protein, with amino-acid sequence MFTSHFSMTTQPFSERINTSLIMKDERFTQGLARLQYLLHSGSIAVLYGQTGVGKSTLLKLFLSQIPQNLFLPIYLHFTHLKSSSLLSLIVSQLGEIPKHTKDRLFLQIMDKSLRSNLTPIIVIDEAHLLKTDAITDLRLLVSSPLDSSTHLKIILSGQEHLKYILKRDIHADFAQRISVHYHIHPLTKTQTAAYIDFHLKSSGASDKIFDSDVKDLIHEFSAGIPRQINAISTACLINASIRQSQKITQDIFHQALAEIQSF; translated from the coding sequence ATGTTTACTTCTCATTTTTCCATGACTACTCAGCCGTTCTCTGAAAGAATCAACACCAGCCTTATCATGAAAGACGAACGCTTTACCCAGGGGCTTGCACGACTCCAATACCTCTTACACTCAGGCTCTATCGCCGTCCTCTACGGACAGACGGGAGTCGGAAAATCCACACTCCTCAAACTCTTCCTCTCACAAATCCCCCAAAACCTGTTTCTCCCCATCTACCTCCATTTTACCCACCTAAAATCATCCAGCCTTCTCTCCTTAATCGTCTCCCAGCTCGGTGAAATACCAAAACACACCAAAGACCGGCTCTTCCTCCAAATTATGGATAAATCCTTGCGCTCAAATCTCACTCCCATTATCGTTATCGACGAGGCTCATCTCCTGAAAACCGACGCCATCACAGACCTCAGACTCCTTGTCAGCTCTCCGCTTGATTCTTCCACTCATCTCAAAATCATCCTCTCGGGACAGGAACACCTCAAATATATCCTCAAAAGAGACATCCATGCCGACTTCGCACAACGCATCTCGGTACATTACCACATTCATCCCCTTACTAAAACTCAAACCGCTGCATACATAGACTTCCATCTGAAATCTTCCGGCGCATCCGATAAAATCTTTGACTCAGACGTCAAAGACCTGATCCATGAGTTCTCCGCCGGCATCCCAAGGCAAATCAACGCCATTTCCACCGCCTGCCTGATTAACGCTTCCATCAGACAATCACAGAAAATTACCCAGGATATCTTCCATCAGGCTCTTGCTGAAATTCAATCTTTTTAA
- a CDS encoding Mu transposase C-terminal domain-containing protein: MLVDGEALPTNLCLFIDCYSRYVVEGRYYLKQTLDILIDSLIRAWTIHGSPKELYLDNAKVYHSDALRSACYNLGIKLIHRPPRDPAPGGLVERFFGTSQTQFESEVRSGDIITLDAINQAFSAYLAVVYHARIHSETNQSPKQRYDEGLTVIRHVDMDAALAFFMKRIPRTVDRTFADVRIDNRFYRVDPKLRGDKVEVRYDPYGDLKKVLIYSANGEYLGSGNLYLRDQGAETPAASPSKPKHNYLDPITQKHKSILQAQAKGIDYHQIISERPWPFMAFVQKLALLMGHKGSLSAFSSHELESLKKCYNRIPALNESLLTEAFQNASVKTLPYIIRELQIAYSKKEVS; encoded by the coding sequence GTGCTCGTTGACGGCGAGGCGCTTCCCACAAACCTCTGTCTCTTTATCGACTGCTACAGCCGTTATGTGGTCGAAGGACGGTATTATCTCAAACAAACCCTCGATATCCTTATCGATTCTCTCATCAGGGCCTGGACTATCCACGGCTCGCCCAAAGAACTCTACCTCGACAATGCCAAGGTCTACCACTCTGACGCCCTGCGCTCTGCCTGTTACAACCTCGGCATTAAACTCATCCACAGACCACCACGCGACCCTGCTCCCGGCGGACTGGTCGAACGTTTCTTCGGCACCAGCCAGACACAGTTCGAGTCGGAAGTCCGCTCCGGCGACATTATCACCCTTGATGCCATTAACCAGGCCTTCTCCGCTTACCTTGCCGTTGTCTATCACGCAAGAATCCACTCCGAAACCAATCAATCTCCAAAACAACGCTACGACGAGGGGCTTACCGTCATCCGACACGTCGATATGGACGCCGCTCTTGCCTTCTTCATGAAACGCATCCCCAGAACCGTTGACAGAACCTTTGCCGATGTCCGCATTGATAACCGCTTTTACCGTGTTGACCCCAAACTCAGAGGCGATAAAGTAGAAGTCCGTTACGACCCATACGGCGATCTCAAAAAGGTCTTGATCTATTCCGCAAACGGTGAATACCTCGGCTCGGGAAATCTCTACCTGCGCGACCAGGGCGCTGAAACTCCAGCCGCCTCACCTTCAAAACCAAAACATAATTACCTCGACCCTATCACTCAGAAACACAAATCCATTCTCCAGGCTCAGGCCAAAGGCATTGATTACCACCAAATCATCTCCGAACGACCCTGGCCATTCATGGCATTCGTCCAGAAACTCGCACTCCTCATGGGACACAAAGGCTCTCTCTCCGCCTTCAGCTCTCATGAACTCGAATCGCTTAAAAAATGCTACAACCGTATCCCCGCTCTCAACGAATCATTGCTCACGGAGGCATTCCAAAATGCCTCCGTGAAAACCTTACCCTATATCATTCGTGAATTACAAATCGCTTACTCGAAAAAGGAGGTCTCTTAA
- a CDS encoding helix-turn-helix domain-containing protein has product MKSKDEKWALFWCNLLHPVIFGEIEKEQTNLFLKKLCLQEVVFPNGKRKRPTISTLRRKLNRYRKDGFQSLARKARSDRGASRRFSPEIIDKAVELKKEQPRRSDDCLNRFLEKYYGKTIPKSTLYRHLRLAGATRLKLGVSQQKVRIRS; this is encoded by the coding sequence ATGAAATCGAAAGACGAAAAATGGGCTTTATTCTGGTGCAATCTTCTGCATCCTGTCATCTTCGGTGAGATTGAGAAGGAGCAGACCAACCTTTTTCTGAAAAAACTCTGCCTTCAGGAGGTCGTATTCCCCAACGGAAAGCGGAAAAGACCCACTATCTCTACCCTCAGGAGAAAACTCAACCGCTACCGCAAAGATGGATTTCAATCTCTTGCAAGAAAGGCGAGGAGCGACCGTGGCGCATCCAGAAGGTTTTCTCCTGAAATTATCGACAAAGCCGTTGAACTCAAAAAAGAACAACCACGCCGCAGCGACGATTGCCTCAACCGCTTTCTTGAGAAATACTATGGGAAAACGATCCCCAAATCCACCCTCTACCGCCATCTCAGACTCGCAGGGGCGACCCGGCTCAAACTCGGCGTCTCACAGCAAAAGGTGCGTATACGCTCTTAG
- the ltrA gene encoding group II intron reverse transcriptase/maturase has protein sequence MLKYHSLRDKVFSLKNLYAAFKHVKKNKGKAGLDRVSIKQFESNLDVNIMSIHQELKTAIYNPAPVLRVYIPKGRHDKRPLGIPIVKDRIVQQAFRQIIEPIFEKGFSDNSFGFRPDRCCHDAIKRLEQYKQEGYTSVLDADIMAFYDTIPHKLIMDSLREKIADGWVLNSIENMLKAGVMEDGIVHETNKGTPQGGVISPLLANLIGDIIDKELEKAGYKFVRYADDFVVMTKTKDELPAALSYVKEIIAGKLGMKLSEDKTKLTNFERGFRFLGYDFKGKYKGISTKSLNKLKSLS, from the coding sequence ATGCTTAAGTATCATTCATTAAGAGACAAGGTGTTTAGTCTGAAAAACCTTTATGCTGCTTTCAAACACGTAAAGAAGAATAAAGGCAAAGCTGGTCTTGACAGGGTAAGTATTAAGCAATTTGAGTCCAATCTTGATGTGAATATCATGAGTATCCATCAGGAACTCAAGACTGCCATATACAACCCTGCGCCTGTCCTGCGGGTATACATCCCCAAAGGCAGGCATGACAAGAGACCTCTTGGCATTCCCATTGTTAAGGACAGGATTGTACAGCAGGCGTTCAGGCAAATCATAGAGCCAATATTTGAGAAAGGATTCTCAGATAACAGCTTTGGATTTCGCCCTGACAGATGCTGTCACGATGCTATCAAACGGCTTGAACAGTATAAGCAGGAAGGGTATACCAGCGTCCTTGATGCCGATATAATGGCATTCTATGACACCATACCCCATAAGCTTATTATGGACTCCTTACGTGAGAAAATCGCTGATGGATGGGTTTTGAACAGTATTGAGAACATGCTCAAAGCAGGGGTCATGGAGGACGGCATCGTGCACGAGACAAACAAAGGCACTCCGCAAGGAGGCGTCATTTCCCCTTTGCTTGCAAACCTTATCGGTGACATCATCGACAAGGAACTTGAAAAGGCTGGATATAAGTTTGTCCGATACGCCGATGATTTCGTTGTCATGACTAAAACAAAAGATGAACTCCCAGCCGCCCTCAGCTATGTCAAAGAAATCATTGCAGGGAAACTTGGAATGAAGCTGAGCGAGGATAAAACCAAGCTCACCAACTTCGAAAGAGGTTTCAGGTTTCTCGGATACGATTTCAAGGGCAAGTATAAGGGTATAAGCACGAAATCACTGAACAAACTCAAGAGCCTGTCCTGA